The following proteins are co-located in the Candidatus Methanogranum gryphiswaldense genome:
- a CDS encoding multidrug efflux SMR transporter, with protein MNPWMYVILGGFFETAWAITLKLSDGFTEWLWVAPTIALIIISTFLLNRGLTANLPAGSAYSVWVGIGAVGSLIAGIMLFDESVTLLKILFVISIIAGVIGIEHEHGKEFSKIVEEINK; from the coding sequence ATGAACCCGTGGATGTATGTGATATTGGGTGGATTCTTTGAGACAGCTTGGGCAATAACTCTGAAGCTTTCAGATGGATTCACCGAATGGTTATGGGTGGCACCTACGATAGCTCTTATTATTATCAGTACCTTTTTACTTAATAGGGGGTTGACAGCAAATCTTCCTGCTGGGTCTGCTTATTCTGTATGGGTCGGGATCGGTGCAGTTGGAAGCCTAATCGCAGGGATTATGCTTTTTGACGAGTCGGTAACATTACTAAAAATATTATTTGTGATATCGATAATTGCAGGTGTCATTGGCATCGAGCATGAACATGGTAAAGAGTTTTCAAAGATCGTGGAAGAGATCAATAAATGA
- a CDS encoding ABC transporter ATP-binding protein → MKDDIPLLEIKGLNKVYEDGYHAVKDVSYSLQPGLIVGLIGPNGCGKTTMMKCINRMHNPTSGEILIDGESVLNKTPSEVAKLVSNVPAELKASFGLTVFETVMLGRYPHLQNIWWETHEDESMVIDALKKFGVYHLQNRSLNMLSSGERQRVLIAKAYVQNPRLMLVDEPTSHLDMKYKLDVMEYLRAMVKQDMTVLVAEHDISLMARYCDLCIIMKKGELVTIGNPKEVITEKLMQEVYEVSASVGFDQDGELFVLPKRYTGKHNL, encoded by the coding sequence ATGAAGGATGATATCCCATTGTTAGAGATCAAAGGCCTGAACAAAGTATACGAAGACGGATATCATGCCGTAAAGGATGTTTCCTATTCTTTACAACCTGGATTGATTGTAGGGCTAATAGGTCCGAATGGTTGTGGTAAAACAACGATGATGAAATGCATTAACAGGATGCATAACCCTACATCTGGAGAGATCCTCATTGACGGTGAATCCGTACTGAACAAAACACCATCAGAAGTTGCGAAATTGGTTTCCAACGTACCTGCGGAATTGAAGGCATCCTTCGGATTGACGGTCTTTGAAACTGTGATGCTTGGAAGATATCCACATCTTCAGAACATATGGTGGGAGACGCACGAGGACGAATCGATGGTGATCGATGCTCTCAAGAAATTCGGAGTGTATCATTTACAGAACCGTTCATTGAATATGCTCTCGTCGGGAGAAAGACAGAGAGTGCTCATCGCCAAGGCCTATGTACAAAATCCCAGACTGATGCTTGTGGACGAACCGACATCCCACCTAGATATGAAATATAAATTGGATGTCATGGAATACCTGAGAGCAATGGTAAAACAAGATATGACCGTTCTTGTAGCCGAACACGACATCTCCCTTATGGCCAGATACTGTGATCTTTGCATAATCATGAAGAAAGGAGAATTGGTCACAATTGGGAATCCCAAAGAAGTCATCACAGAAAAGTTAATGCAGGAAGTATACGAGGTAAGTGCTTCTGTCGGATTCGATCAGGATGGGGAACTTTTCGTATTACCAAAGAGGTATACAGGTAAACACAATCTTTGA
- a CDS encoding multidrug efflux SMR transporter: protein MYDLNFIIWLIIGGLLEPVWLLALKKSNNFKNRKYAILALIVMFASPLCLSFAMKGIPVGIAYAVWTGIGAVCAVGLGSLLFKEKITKHIAFYTFLIISGTVGLTLVGGL from the coding sequence TTGTATGATCTCAATTTCATTATTTGGCTTATAATCGGAGGTCTTCTTGAACCGGTTTGGCTTCTTGCACTTAAAAAATCCAATAATTTCAAAAATAGAAAATACGCTATACTGGCACTTATTGTTATGTTTGCAAGTCCTCTTTGTTTATCGTTTGCAATGAAAGGGATCCCTGTCGGTATTGCGTATGCTGTGTGGACAGGGATCGGTGCGGTTTGTGCTGTCGGTCTTGGATCGTTGCTGTTCAAAGAAAAGATAACAAAACATATTGCATTTTACACCTTCCTTATAATATCTGGAACAGTAGGATTGACATTGGTAGGTGGTCTTTGA
- a CDS encoding EFR1 family ferrodoxin (N-terminal region resembles flavodoxins. C-terminal ferrodoxin region binds two 4Fe-4S clusters.) — protein MIICFSGTGNSMHVAKYASAVIGDEVVSINDLLRLREKEPLRSERPWVLVCPIYAWRIPRVVEKFILENAFMGNKQFYSILTCDSEVGSADRYLKKLCTEKGFVYMGMASVNMPENLITMYHAPSDKDCEVIVRRADRRVKGLAELINSEVKLTDNKSKSIFKSAVVNPIFYKFYVKPEGFRTTDLCTSCGLCTSNCPMNNIKMIKGRPQWENNCTFCMSCICRCPTEAIEYKNKTKGKRRYVCVETDERS, from the coding sequence ATGATCATCTGTTTCAGCGGTACCGGAAATAGCATGCATGTCGCAAAGTATGCATCTGCTGTTATCGGTGATGAAGTTGTTTCCATAAACGATCTTTTAAGATTAAGAGAAAAAGAACCACTCAGATCTGAGAGGCCATGGGTGTTAGTGTGCCCGATATATGCATGGAGAATACCTCGTGTAGTAGAAAAATTCATTCTTGAGAATGCATTCATGGGCAACAAACAGTTCTATTCCATCCTTACATGCGATTCAGAAGTCGGAAGTGCTGACAGATATTTGAAAAAGCTGTGTACAGAAAAGGGTTTTGTATACATGGGTATGGCATCTGTCAATATGCCAGAAAATCTAATTACGATGTATCATGCCCCGAGTGATAAGGACTGTGAAGTGATAGTTCGTCGTGCTGATAGAAGGGTCAAAGGTCTTGCTGAACTTATCAACTCAGAAGTGAAACTTACTGACAATAAATCCAAAAGTATTTTCAAAAGTGCAGTGGTAAATCCAATATTCTATAAATTCTATGTAAAACCAGAAGGATTCCGTACAACAGATTTGTGCACATCGTGTGGACTTTGCACTTCAAATTGTCCGATGAATAACATTAAAATGATCAAAGGAAGACCACAATGGGAAAATAATTGCACTTTCTGTATGTCATGCATATGCAGATGCCCTACGGAAGCAATAGAATATAAGAATAAGACGAAAGGAAAAAGAAGGTACGTCTGCGTCGAAACAGATGAACGGTCTTAA
- a CDS encoding iron chelate uptake ABC transporter family permease subunit codes for MQFKGTSVGCVIPIIVVGMFILSSFAVLASGDAAQSDNTELLLDEGNGDTNWMDLVSSSTYASTIENTLNDAGYICTISNSVISVEGKTSEIIGSSTSSGGTFIVSGTTGITVTSYWFAYIWNEDTLEWETITDLSENYNSEYLAVGFYPVGYTPAETPENPSSWTCIAGDAENSGTQTANLSSETGTIAWSYKSVDGVTGVYSSTLVAGGFAFVKYGYASSSNVVVVCYDLNSGEDVWEFWYKCTYYETTTDLVVGDYLFVQSSNGQIYKFNWKEGPGEDNSNVKTFNGESWGSSTAIPDDTGAELIGAFYGDGAGSMVCDSGAIYVACSNGMIYCFDLDLNLLWSYQTSGHGYYTSPTVYDDYVSIGMYDGHLYILSKTTGSLIVDEVVYTTTYKGSVYGQVSAPCFLKEGDSYIIFASYSDGRGMSSQTFGIVVYEFDGNELTEISDYVDVFGGGISTYLSPYTDSNFNGIYFMAANGLYKMDTSGNYELLNSTFSELKRTKSSLVIVNDEYIYIACYNANYGMYKLDMNGKILGSFQSSFTSYCMCPVTVVDGMFISGNDGGVFAVSGAFNEYIPPTNDDKMELWEKIAIAIAIFLLLIALIWAVLRYVVKWEKPFAHVKGSILHFFFGEDYTHNTRNKHRLWAVMLIGISLTLVAAIASLCIGSNTTMSIGEMFSALISSIQKGGHNLTYNEMLIYNSRLPRILAAIGVGIGLSVAGAMYQAIIRNPLVDPYIMGVSAGAGTAAIAVIAFDFTFLGFFSSQDIYLTAFAAIIGGLVAFAFTMILAEKAGGTSINYVLAGIIIGLVFSAIQTLLMIFAGAHISGALTWLYGSFALITWDKVWLILVPAITISLIPLIWAKEFNLVLLGEEQAKQMGLNVKRFNRVMLIAASVLTSFCVAFVGIIGFVGLVIPHLCRMILGGDHRLVLPASMAFGGALMIFADLLSRVLLVGYELPVGAITTIIGVPVFAYLLVKRGKMYDG; via the coding sequence ATGCAGTTCAAGGGTACATCGGTAGGATGTGTCATTCCTATTATTGTCGTAGGCATGTTCATCTTATCTTCTTTTGCAGTTTTAGCGTCCGGAGACGCAGCTCAATCAGATAATACTGAATTATTATTGGATGAGGGAAACGGAGATACCAATTGGATGGATCTCGTCTCATCAAGCACATATGCTTCTACTATCGAAAACACACTTAACGATGCAGGATATATATGCACGATATCAAATTCGGTTATATCTGTTGAAGGAAAAACTTCAGAGATAATCGGTTCTAGCACCAGTTCGGGTGGAACATTCATTGTATCGGGAACTACCGGAATTACAGTTACATCATATTGGTTTGCATATATTTGGAATGAAGATACATTAGAATGGGAAACAATAACCGATCTATCTGAAAATTACAATTCCGAATATCTGGCAGTCGGATTTTATCCCGTTGGATATACTCCTGCAGAAACTCCTGAAAATCCATCTTCTTGGACGTGCATTGCAGGGGATGCTGAGAATTCAGGTACACAAACCGCCAATCTATCTTCAGAAACAGGTACTATTGCCTGGTCCTACAAGAGCGTAGATGGTGTTACCGGAGTATATTCATCCACATTGGTTGCAGGAGGATTTGCCTTTGTTAAGTATGGTTATGCTTCTTCTTCGAATGTTGTGGTCGTATGTTATGATCTTAATTCCGGAGAAGATGTTTGGGAATTCTGGTATAAATGCACATATTACGAGACTACAACAGATCTTGTGGTAGGCGATTATCTATTTGTGCAATCTTCCAATGGACAGATCTATAAATTTAATTGGAAGGAAGGCCCAGGAGAAGACAACTCGAATGTCAAGACATTCAATGGAGAATCTTGGGGCAGCAGTACAGCGATACCTGATGACACGGGAGCTGAATTGATAGGAGCATTTTACGGTGATGGCGCAGGTTCCATGGTATGCGATTCGGGAGCAATATATGTTGCATGTTCGAACGGAATGATCTACTGTTTCGATCTGGATCTGAATCTATTATGGTCTTACCAGACATCGGGGCATGGATATTACACTTCACCGACGGTATATGATGATTACGTCTCTATTGGTATGTATGATGGACATCTCTACATACTGAGTAAAACAACTGGCAGTCTAATTGTCGATGAGGTGGTTTACACCACTACCTACAAGGGCAGTGTTTATGGACAGGTCTCAGCACCATGTTTCTTGAAAGAAGGTGACAGTTACATCATCTTTGCATCATATAGTGATGGAAGGGGAATGAGTTCTCAAACATTTGGGATCGTTGTATACGAATTCGATGGAAATGAACTTACTGAGATCTCTGATTACGTGGATGTTTTTGGCGGAGGGATATCAACATATCTAAGTCCTTATACCGATTCTAATTTTAATGGAATTTATTTTATGGCCGCTAACGGCCTCTATAAAATGGACACATCTGGGAACTATGAGCTGCTTAACAGTACGTTCTCTGAATTGAAAAGGACCAAATCATCACTTGTCATTGTCAATGATGAATACATTTACATTGCGTGTTACAACGCCAACTATGGAATGTATAAACTCGATATGAATGGAAAGATACTCGGCTCATTCCAATCCTCCTTTACTTCTTACTGTATGTGTCCTGTTACCGTGGTCGATGGAATGTTCATATCCGGTAACGATGGCGGGGTTTTTGCTGTAAGTGGAGCATTTAACGAATATATACCACCGACAAATGATGACAAGATGGAATTATGGGAAAAGATTGCCATTGCCATTGCCATATTCTTGTTACTTATAGCTTTGATCTGGGCAGTTTTAAGATATGTAGTAAAATGGGAAAAACCATTTGCACATGTTAAAGGATCAATTTTACATTTCTTCTTCGGAGAAGATTATACACATAATACCCGGAACAAACATCGTCTTTGGGCGGTCATGCTAATAGGAATATCGCTGACACTAGTTGCTGCCATAGCTTCATTATGCATAGGATCCAACACAACAATGTCGATCGGTGAAATGTTCAGTGCGTTGATATCTTCGATACAAAAAGGTGGACACAACCTGACATATAATGAGATGTTGATATACAATTCAAGATTGCCCCGTATCCTGGCAGCAATTGGAGTCGGAATTGGTTTATCCGTTGCAGGTGCCATGTATCAGGCAATAATAAGGAATCCATTGGTGGACCCTTACATAATGGGTGTATCTGCTGGGGCAGGAACAGCGGCTATAGCGGTAATAGCATTCGATTTCACATTCTTAGGATTTTTCAGTTCTCAAGATATATATCTGACCGCATTTGCCGCCATAATAGGCGGTCTTGTAGCATTTGCATTTACTATGATACTTGCAGAAAAAGCTGGCGGGACATCGATAAATTATGTATTGGCAGGAATAATCATAGGATTGGTCTTTTCTGCGATACAAACGCTTTTGATGATATTCGCTGGAGCTCATATATCTGGAGCTTTGACCTGGTTATACGGCTCTTTTGCATTGATAACATGGGACAAGGTCTGGTTGATATTGGTGCCTGCGATCACAATATCCTTGATCCCATTGATCTGGGCCAAAGAATTCAATCTTGTGCTCTTGGGTGAAGAACAGGCCAAACAGATGGGATTGAATGTCAAAAGATTCAACAGAGTGATGCTTATAGCGGCGTCCGTGCTAACCTCTTTCTGTGTGGCCTTCGTCGGTATAATAGGTTTCGTAGGATTGGTTATACCGCATCTATGCCGTATGATACTGGGCGGGGATCACAGATTGGTACTTCCCGCATCTATGGCATTCGGCGGTGCTTTGATGATATTTGCAGATCTGCTGTCAAGAGTACTATTGGTAGGATATGAACTTCCCGTAGGAGCGATAACCACCATAATCGGTGTGCCAGTATTCGCATATCTACTAGTAAAAAGAGGTAAGATGTATGATGGATGA
- a CDS encoding MtaA/CmuA family methyltransferase: MTVSPRERVLSTINGESYDRPPVAIFTQSVTVSQMDRKGIFWPEANYDPEMMSVLGASAAEMFGFEAVRAPFCLSVEAERLGCNIDKGKKDRTPMVKDHPYKLGLLEENNQFPFFIGSEEFISEGRPRTVIDAIDIMSKKYGEEYPVIAGTTGPLTLVGHLVSIEDLIMGTIIAPDESLKWVKLVEPLCRGYVQALSDAGADIIQMSEGAGSPDIIMPDMFEKFSGQFIRTCLSNVKGANSSLHICGDAEPILEKMVNTGVDCLSIEEKVDPYTAVERIGGKTILVGNIGAVSPLLMGTQSECRNVTAKIIDAGFDIIAPGCGVSPHTTDENLCSIVNAVKGMYD, translated from the coding sequence ATGACCGTATCGCCAAGGGAACGTGTTCTTTCCACGATAAACGGAGAATCTTATGATAGACCTCCCGTTGCTATTTTCACACAGAGTGTGACAGTGTCGCAGATGGATAGAAAAGGCATATTTTGGCCTGAAGCCAATTATGATCCAGAGATGATGTCTGTTCTTGGAGCGAGTGCTGCAGAAATGTTTGGTTTTGAAGCCGTGCGTGCTCCATTCTGTCTTTCAGTGGAGGCAGAAAGATTGGGCTGCAATATCGATAAGGGTAAAAAGGACAGAACGCCCATGGTGAAAGACCATCCATACAAATTAGGACTCCTGGAAGAAAATAATCAATTCCCATTTTTCATCGGAAGTGAAGAATTCATCTCAGAAGGCAGACCAAGAACTGTGATCGATGCGATCGATATAATGTCAAAAAAATACGGTGAAGAATACCCAGTGATAGCAGGTACAACAGGACCGCTTACACTTGTAGGTCATCTGGTATCGATAGAGGATCTAATAATGGGTACCATAATTGCACCAGATGAATCGTTAAAATGGGTAAAATTGGTAGAGCCTTTGTGTCGCGGGTATGTACAAGCTCTCTCAGATGCGGGCGCGGACATAATCCAAATGTCAGAGGGAGCCGGATCTCCAGATATCATAATGCCCGACATGTTCGAAAAATTCTCTGGTCAATTCATAAGAACATGTTTGTCCAACGTCAAAGGTGCGAATTCCTCACTTCACATCTGTGGAGATGCCGAGCCCATATTGGAAAAAATGGTCAATACGGGTGTCGATTGTCTTTCCATAGAAGAAAAGGTGGACCCTTATACTGCAGTAGAGAGAATAGGCGGAAAAACAATCTTGGTGGGCAATATAGGAGCAGTATCTCCTTTACTCATGGGAACTCAATCAGAATGCAGGAATGTCACGGCAAAGATAATTGATGCTGGATTTGACATAATTGCACCTGGATGCGGGGTATCTCCGCATACAACAGATGAGAATCTTTGTTCTATCGTCAATGCTGTTAAGGGCATGTACGATTAA
- a CDS encoding nicotinate phosphoribosyltransferase: MNDRNVSLLCDYYEYTMGNGYMEKGLQDRIVYFDIFYRRVPDKGGFAITAGLEQLIDYIKNLRFSESDVQFLRSKGVFGEKFLNYLNDFHFTGDMYAVPEGTPVFPGEPMAVIRATAIQAQILETFSLLTINHQTLIATKANRIVRAAEGRSVLEFGSRRAQGTDAAILGARAAYIAGCSATACTVTDKWYGVPASGTMAHSWVQMFDTELDAFKAFCEIYPENATLLVDTYNTLKSGVPNAIRAFKEVLVPRGITKCAIRLDSGDFSFLTCRARQMLDEAGLKDCKIVVSNALDEWLIRDLIEQGACIDVFGVGDNLITAHSEPVFNGVYKLVAIEDQHGNVIPKIKISDNTDKITTPHFKKLYRLFDNDGKAIADQICVYDETIDDSKPLEIFDPEATWKKKVLVDYSAKELLVPIFKNGELVYDMPSLDEIREYCAQQIDTLWEEVKRFSNPHVYYVDMSKRLWDIKQDMINRSH, translated from the coding sequence ATGAATGACAGAAACGTATCGCTTCTTTGCGATTATTACGAATATACAATGGGAAACGGTTACATGGAGAAAGGTCTTCAGGATCGCATAGTATATTTCGATATATTCTACAGACGTGTGCCTGACAAAGGTGGTTTTGCTATTACTGCCGGATTGGAACAGTTGATAGATTACATCAAGAATCTACGTTTTTCCGAGAGTGATGTTCAATTTTTGCGTTCTAAAGGTGTCTTTGGAGAAAAATTCCTGAATTATCTAAATGATTTTCATTTTACCGGAGATATGTATGCAGTTCCTGAAGGAACGCCTGTTTTTCCAGGAGAACCAATGGCGGTTATCAGGGCCACAGCCATTCAAGCGCAGATATTAGAGACGTTCTCTTTACTGACAATCAATCATCAGACCCTTATCGCCACAAAAGCAAATCGTATTGTCAGAGCGGCCGAAGGAAGATCTGTATTGGAATTTGGTTCCAGAAGGGCTCAGGGCACCGATGCGGCAATATTGGGTGCAAGGGCCGCCTATATTGCAGGTTGCAGTGCAACCGCCTGCACGGTCACAGATAAGTGGTACGGAGTGCCAGCAAGCGGAACTATGGCCCATTCATGGGTCCAGATGTTCGATACGGAATTGGATGCTTTCAAAGCGTTCTGTGAAATATATCCTGAAAATGCAACACTTCTTGTAGACACATATAACACGCTCAAAAGTGGCGTTCCAAATGCAATAAGGGCTTTCAAAGAAGTATTGGTTCCAAGAGGTATAACCAAATGTGCGATCCGTTTGGATTCTGGAGATTTTTCTTTTTTGACATGCAGGGCAAGACAAATGCTTGATGAGGCTGGTCTCAAGGATTGTAAAATAGTTGTTTCAAATGCTCTCGATGAATGGTTGATACGCGATCTCATCGAGCAGGGAGCATGTATCGATGTATTCGGTGTCGGAGATAATCTGATAACAGCTCACAGTGAACCCGTGTTCAATGGAGTTTACAAACTTGTGGCCATCGAAGATCAACACGGGAATGTTATTCCAAAGATCAAAATATCTGACAACACTGATAAGATAACGACTCCTCATTTCAAAAAATTGTACAGGTTATTTGACAATGACGGAAAGGCCATCGCAGATCAGATATGCGTTTATGATGAAACGATAGACGATTCTAAGCCTCTCGAGATATTTGATCCTGAAGCTACATGGAAAAAGAAGGTTCTAGTTGATTACAGCGCGAAAGAACTTTTGGTTCCTATATTTAAAAACGGTGAACTTGTATATGATATGCCCTCCCTCGATGAGATACGCGAGTATTGTGCTCAGCAGATTGACACTCTTTGGGAGGAGGTCAAACGTTTCTCTAATCCGCATGTCTATTATGTGGATATGTCAAAAAGATTATGGGATATCAAACAAGATATGATCAATAGGTCACATTAA
- a CDS encoding ABC transporter substrate-binding protein: MTRIARIKVFLTVIIVLSGIFVTFAMNGVGSNAYQSQTEGIVLDFGNYDTVWTDADYNEVSSAVDLLEYACDENGYSYTFNEEGILTEVNGISNSDTVMWTLWYVTKGSTEFTESENYSIDASNYSGTVWAYCEDGEEPAVIVDGSGTCIYGYSQANRIVSLSPSATEILGSMDAIDAVVGTDYYSDYPSSVVEGKSDGSISVVGTYTDPSYESIMKTSPDMVICDSSQYNQIQMTTKMRTSDINAVLLYEGEDIETIINNIFIVGIAIGYGIRAQNVVSDLDYAVEEIEELLENGEYSDIETMISLSSDASPYVAGNYTYADNILINVCGFNIFHSMNGWVHINSEYISEYNPSVIIIYSSEYSATQADYDLMLSNLSAEWKSTDAYKSGEIYLFADELGEMAQRAGPRFAQLMEITARILHPDAFDDGIIIPKYIGDNYEDYLTITKNLGFDS, translated from the coding sequence ATGACCAGAATTGCTCGTATAAAAGTATTCCTTACCGTCATAATAGTCCTATCTGGAATCTTTGTCACATTTGCGATGAACGGTGTAGGGTCCAATGCATATCAATCTCAAACCGAAGGAATCGTATTGGATTTTGGCAATTATGATACTGTTTGGACCGATGCAGATTACAATGAGGTTTCTTCTGCGGTCGATCTTTTAGAATATGCGTGTGACGAAAACGGATATTCCTATACATTCAACGAAGAGGGTATTCTAACAGAGGTCAACGGAATCTCCAATTCAGACACTGTGATGTGGACACTATGGTATGTTACAAAAGGAAGCACAGAATTTACAGAATCAGAAAATTATTCCATTGACGCATCGAATTATTCAGGTACTGTTTGGGCATATTGCGAGGACGGCGAAGAACCTGCCGTGATCGTTGATGGTTCTGGAACATGCATATATGGCTATTCACAAGCCAATAGAATCGTTTCGTTATCGCCTTCAGCTACTGAAATTCTGGGTTCAATGGATGCCATCGATGCAGTTGTCGGTACCGATTATTATAGTGATTATCCTTCATCCGTTGTAGAAGGGAAAAGTGACGGCAGTATTTCTGTGGTGGGAACGTATACAGACCCTAGTTATGAATCGATAATGAAAACATCACCGGACATGGTGATATGTGACAGTTCTCAATATAATCAGATACAAATGACCACTAAGATGCGTACATCTGACATAAATGCAGTACTTTTGTACGAGGGTGAAGACATCGAGACCATAATCAATAATATATTCATTGTCGGGATTGCAATAGGGTATGGAATCCGTGCCCAGAATGTAGTAAGCGATCTGGATTATGCTGTTGAAGAGATCGAGGAACTCTTAGAAAATGGAGAATATTCAGACATTGAAACGATGATCTCTCTTTCATCTGATGCTTCGCCTTATGTGGCTGGCAATTATACCTATGCTGATAACATATTGATCAACGTATGTGGGTTCAACATCTTTCATTCCATGAACGGATGGGTGCATATAAATTCAGAATACATTTCTGAATACAACCCTTCAGTCATAATAATATATTCATCAGAATATTCTGCAACACAGGCCGATTACGATCTTATGCTGTCCAATCTATCTGCAGAATGGAAAAGCACAGATGCGTACAAGTCCGGGGAGATCTATTTGTTCGCAGACGAACTTGGCGAAATGGCCCAGCGTGCCGGTCCGAGATTTGCACAACTAATGGAAATAACAGCAAGGATATTGCATCCTGATGCCTTCGATGACGGTATAATCATACCGAAATATATTGGCGACAATTATGAGGACTATCTGACGATCACAAAGAATCTGGGGTTCGATAGCTGA
- a CDS encoding iron ABC transporter permease, with the protein MIWTWLILAVIFIVILYVISYIFRKNYWNIKERSSKWFNGDSDYHSDSKRRRIKIMISVGIVVLLVAFIAALCIGPTKILSVPDMFSALISAISKGGQNLTSDEMLVYDSRLPRTLAAIGVGIGLSVAGAMYQAIIRNPLVDPYIMGVSAGAGTAAIAVIAFDFTFFGLFAQHSIYLTAFTAIVGGLVAFACTMILAEKAGGTTNSYVLSGVVIGMIFSAIQTIMMVFAGTQVTSALLWLFGSFSNITWSQVWLMIIPILVMSIICFRWAKEFNLVLLGDEQAKQMGLNAKRFNRVMLIVASVLTSFCVAFVGIIGFVGLVIPHLCRMILGGDHRLVLPASMAFGGALVVFTDIVSRTILPGQELPVGAITTLIGIPVFAYLLIKRGKMYEG; encoded by the coding sequence ATGATCTGGACATGGTTGATATTAGCAGTTATCTTTATCGTTATACTCTATGTCATATCATACATATTCAGGAAGAATTATTGGAACATTAAGGAAAGGTCATCAAAATGGTTCAATGGGGATTCAGATTATCATTCTGATTCAAAGAGACGCCGTATAAAGATAATGATCTCTGTGGGGATTGTCGTTTTATTGGTTGCATTCATTGCGGCCCTATGTATTGGACCTACAAAGATACTGTCTGTTCCAGATATGTTCTCCGCTCTGATATCAGCGATATCAAAAGGTGGACAAAATCTTACATCTGATGAGATGCTAGTATATGATTCCAGACTTCCACGCACCCTTGCTGCCATTGGCGTTGGGATCGGGCTGTCCGTTGCAGGTGCCATGTATCAGGCAATAATAAGGAATCCATTGGTGGACCCTTACATAATGGGTGTGTCTGCAGGAGCAGGAACAGCGGCCATAGCGGTAATAGCATTCGATTTCACATTCTTCGGATTATTTGCTCAACATTCGATATACCTTACAGCATTCACAGCAATAGTAGGCGGTCTTGTAGCATTTGCATGCACCATGATACTTGCAGAAAAGGCTGGCGGAACCACAAACAGTTATGTCCTTTCTGGAGTCGTCATAGGAATGATATTCTCGGCCATACAAACAATAATGATGGTTTTTGCGGGAACACAGGTGACAAGTGCATTGCTATGGTTATTCGGATCGTTCTCCAACATAACCTGGAGTCAAGTATGGTTGATGATCATACCTATTTTGGTAATGTCAATAATTTGCTTCCGTTGGGCTAAAGAGTTCAATCTTGTTCTTCTGGGTGATGAACAGGCCAAACAGATGGGATTGAACGCCAAGAGATTCAACAGGGTCATGCTAATAGTGGCATCTGTACTGACCTCTTTCTGTGTGGCCTTCGTTGGTATAATAGGTTTCGTAGGATTGGTTATACCACATCTATGCCGTATGATACTGGGCGGAGACCACAGGCTGGTACTTCCCGCATCTATGGCATTCGGTGGCGCATTAGTGGTATTCACGGATATTGTCTCCAGAACAATTCTTCCAGGTCAAGAATTACCAGTGGGCGCCATAACTACTCTTATAGGTATTCCAGTATTCGCTTATCTATTGATTAAAAGGGGGAAAATGTATGAAGGATGA